The DNA sequence TTCTGGGCGGATTGCAGTCGTTGCCGGTGGCCGGCGGCATTGGGAAGCGGCGGCGGGCGGATGCGATCCGGTTCACGGGCACCAAACTGCACGTGATCCCGCCGGATGAGTTCGCCGTCGAGGCGTGGCTCACGAAGAGCTGAAGCATGTTCACGGGCATCATCGAAGAGTTGGGTAGGGTGGAGGCGATTGAGCCACGGTCCACCGGCAGCCGGCTGCGCATCCGGGCGCCGCTGGTCTGCTCGGATGCCAAAGAGGGCGACAGCATCTGCGTGAGCGGAGTGTGCCTGACGGCGGTGGCTCTGCGGCCGGGTAGTTTCGGCGCGGACGTATCTCCTGAGACGCTGACACGAACGAGCCTGAAGCTGGTGAAGGTGGGTGCCGCGGTGAATCTGGAACGGGCGTTGCTGCCGACGACCAGGCTGGGCGGGCACATCGTGCAGGGCCACGTGGACGGCGTGGGGGAGATTGTGTCCGTCGATCTGCTGGGCGACGACAACTGGCTGCTGAAGGTGAGGGCTCCGAAAGAGCTGGACCGCTACCTGGCCTTCAAAGGCTCGGTGGCGATTGACGGCATCAGCCTGACCGTCGCGGCGATCGAGAACTGTGAGATCTCGGTGGCGGTGATCCCGCACACCTACGCGCACACGACGCTGACGCAGCGGAAGCCCGGGGATCCGGTGAATCTGGAGACGGATGTGCTGGCCAAGTACGTCGAGAAGATGCTGGGCAAGCTCGACCTGAAGGGGCCCTCGCTGACGATCGAGGGGCTGCTGCAGCAGGGTTATTGAGTGGCGATCACTCGTAGCGCAACGCGTCGACGGGGTCCAGATTCGCGGCTTTGAGCGCGGGCCAGGTCCCGAAGAACAGGCCGATTGACACGGAGACTCCGAAGCCTAGGCTAATGGCCCAGCCCGGTACGCTGGAAGGCAGC is a window from the uncultured Paludibaculum sp. genome containing:
- a CDS encoding riboflavin synthase produces the protein MFTGIIEELGRVEAIEPRSTGSRLRIRAPLVCSDAKEGDSICVSGVCLTAVALRPGSFGADVSPETLTRTSLKLVKVGAAVNLERALLPTTRLGGHIVQGHVDGVGEIVSVDLLGDDNWLLKVRAPKELDRYLAFKGSVAIDGISLTVAAIENCEISVAVIPHTYAHTTLTQRKPGDPVNLETDVLAKYVEKMLGKLDLKGPSLTIEGLLQQGY